The proteins below come from a single Vidua macroura isolate BioBank_ID:100142 chromosome 17, ASM2450914v1, whole genome shotgun sequence genomic window:
- the CDK5RAP1 gene encoding mitochondrial tRNA methylthiotransferase CDK5RAP1 isoform X3 — MLLGARALRAAGLLRPPGAVPRTGVARRARCGPGQRPVGRGFALPAGPDLRHFLRAAAAGQPGPSPELPPEPGSAPGAPKVYLETYGCQMNVSDTEIAWAILQKNGYARTKELEEADVVLLVTCSVRVPCSTAKALFLPRSLVPKVTLQCRCSPLAKKVLADKTEARHNPHTTKGTPREKAEQAIWNRLQHLKALKARRPRARAPLRVGILGCMAERLKEEILHREKLVDVVAGPDAYRDLPRLLAVAESGQQAANVLLSLDETYADILPVQTSAGGTTAFVSIMRGCDNMCSYCIVPFTRGRERSRPIASILQEVRMLSDQGVKEVTLLGQNVNSFRDLSEVQFQSVAAPGLSRGFRTVYKAKAGGLRFSHLLDQVSRIDPEMRIRFTSPHPKDFPDEVLQLIQERHNICKQLHLPAQSGSTRILEAMRRGYTREAYLELVHHVRDSIPGVSLSSDFIAGFCGETEEDHLQTVSLLREVRYNIGFLFAYSMRQPSKRSASELCGRNDGNIKVIFPDTELEDAAKCGAPGRAQPGDYVMVKVTSASSQTLRGVPLCRTTLSRAAASH; from the exons ATGCTGCTCGGGGCCCGTGCGCTGCGGGCGGCGGGGCTGCTCCGCCCGCCCGGGGCCGTCCCCCGTACTGGGGTCGCCCGCAGGGCGCGCTGCGGGCCGGGACAGCGGCCGGTGGGGCGCGGCTTCGCGCTGCCCGCGGGGCCAGACCTGCGGCACTTCCTGAGGGCAGCTGCCGCGGGGCAGCCGGGGCCGTCGCCAGAGCTGCCGCCTGAGCCGGGCTCTGCCCCCGGGGCCCCGAAAG TGTACCTGGAGACCTACGGCTGCCAGATGAACGTCAGTGACACCGAGATCGCCTGGGCCATCCTGCAGAAGAATGGCTATGCCAGGAcaaaggagctggaggag GCAGATGTGGTTCTTCTTGTCACCTGTTCCGTGAG GGTACCTTGTAGTACGGCCAAGGCACTTTTTCTCCCCAGGAGCTTAGTCCCTAAAGTGACTCTGCAGTGCAGATGCTCTCCACTGGCAAAGAAAGTGCTAGCAGATAAGACAGAGGCAAGACATAATCCCCACACCACAAAGGGCACTCCCAG GGAGAAGGCAGAGCAGGCCATCTGGAACCGTCTGCAGCACCTCAAGGCGCTGAaggcccggcggccccgggctcGTGCTCCGCTCCGCGTCGGGATCCTGG GATGCATGGCCGAGAGGCTTAAGGAGGAGATTCTGCACAGGGAGAAGCTGGTCGATGTCGTGGCAGGCCCTGATGCCTACCGTGACCTTCCCCggctgctggcagtggcagAGTCTGGCCAGCAAGCTGCCAACGTCCTGCTGTCCCTAGATGAGACCTATGCTGACATTCTGCCTGTCCAGACTAGTGCAGGTGGCACGACAGCATTTGT GTCCATCATGCGGGGCTGTGACAATATGTGCAGTTACTGCATCGTGCCCTTCACCCGAGGCCGGGAAAGGAGCCGTCCCATCGCCTCCATCCTGCAGGAAGTGAGGATGCTCTCGGATCAG GGAGTGAAAGAAGTGACCCTCTTGGGTCAGAATGTCAACAGCTTTCGAGACCTGTCTGAGGTGCAGTTTCAGTCAGTGGCTGCCCCTGGCCTCAGCCGTGGCTTTAGGACAGTCTACAAAGCCAAAGCGGGAGGTTTGCGCTTCTCGCACCTGCTGGACCAGGTCTCTAGGATTGATCCAGAAATGAGGATCCGTTTCACCTCTCCACACCCCAAGGATTTTCCCGATGAG GTCCTGCAACTCATCCAGGAGCGACACAACATCTGCAAACAGCTGCACCTCCCAGCCCAAAGTGGGAGCACACGAATCCTGGAGGCCATGCGGCGAGG ATACACAAGAGAAGCATATTTAGAGCTTGTGCACCACGTGCGTGACTCTATTCCAG GAGTGAGCTTGAGCAGTGATTTCATTGCTGGGTTCTGCGGAGAGACAGAGGAGGATCACCTGCAGACAGTGTCCTTGCTGCGGGAAGTCCGCTACAACATCGGCTTCCTGTTTGCCTACAGCATGAGACAG CCCAGCAAACGCTCTGCCTCGGAGCTGTGCGGGAGGAACGACGGCAACATCAAGGTGATCTTCCCCGACACCGAGCTGGAGGATGCTGCCAAGTGCggggctccaggcagagcccagcccggggACTATGTGATGGTGAAG GTAACCTCTGCCAGCTCGCAGACCCTGCGGGGAGTTCCGCTCTGCCGGACCACCCTGTCCCgtgctgctgcttctcactGA
- the CDK5RAP1 gene encoding mitochondrial tRNA methylthiotransferase CDK5RAP1 isoform X1: MLLGARALRAAGLLRPPGAVPRTGVARRARCGPGQRPVGRGFALPAGPDLRHFLRAAAAGQPGPSPELPPEPGSAPGAPKVYLETYGCQMNVSDTEIAWAILQKNGYARTKELEEADVVLLVTCSVRVPCSTAKALFLPRSLVPKVTLQCRCSPLAKKVLADKTEARHNPHTTKGTPREKAEQAIWNRLQHLKALKARRPRARAPLRVGILGCMAERLKEEILHREKLVDVVAGPDAYRDLPRLLAVAESGQQAANVLLSLDETYADILPVQTSAGGTTAFVSIMRGCDNMCSYCIVPFTRGRERSRPIASILQEVRMLSDQGVKEVTLLGQNVNSFRDLSEVQFQSVAAPGLSRGFRTVYKAKAGGLRFSHLLDQVSRIDPEMRIRFTSPHPKDFPDEVLQLIQERHNICKQLHLPAQSGSTRILEAMRRGYTREAYLELVHHVRDSIPGVSLSSDFIAGFCGETEEDHLQTVSLLREVRYNIGFLFAYSMRQKTRAHHRLQDDVPADVKKRRLEQLIAAFREEAARANAALVGQAQLVLVEGPSKRSASELCGRNDGNIKVIFPDTELEDAAKCGAPGRAQPGDYVMVKVTSASSQTLRGVPLCRTTLSRAAASH; the protein is encoded by the exons ATGCTGCTCGGGGCCCGTGCGCTGCGGGCGGCGGGGCTGCTCCGCCCGCCCGGGGCCGTCCCCCGTACTGGGGTCGCCCGCAGGGCGCGCTGCGGGCCGGGACAGCGGCCGGTGGGGCGCGGCTTCGCGCTGCCCGCGGGGCCAGACCTGCGGCACTTCCTGAGGGCAGCTGCCGCGGGGCAGCCGGGGCCGTCGCCAGAGCTGCCGCCTGAGCCGGGCTCTGCCCCCGGGGCCCCGAAAG TGTACCTGGAGACCTACGGCTGCCAGATGAACGTCAGTGACACCGAGATCGCCTGGGCCATCCTGCAGAAGAATGGCTATGCCAGGAcaaaggagctggaggag GCAGATGTGGTTCTTCTTGTCACCTGTTCCGTGAG GGTACCTTGTAGTACGGCCAAGGCACTTTTTCTCCCCAGGAGCTTAGTCCCTAAAGTGACTCTGCAGTGCAGATGCTCTCCACTGGCAAAGAAAGTGCTAGCAGATAAGACAGAGGCAAGACATAATCCCCACACCACAAAGGGCACTCCCAG GGAGAAGGCAGAGCAGGCCATCTGGAACCGTCTGCAGCACCTCAAGGCGCTGAaggcccggcggccccgggctcGTGCTCCGCTCCGCGTCGGGATCCTGG GATGCATGGCCGAGAGGCTTAAGGAGGAGATTCTGCACAGGGAGAAGCTGGTCGATGTCGTGGCAGGCCCTGATGCCTACCGTGACCTTCCCCggctgctggcagtggcagAGTCTGGCCAGCAAGCTGCCAACGTCCTGCTGTCCCTAGATGAGACCTATGCTGACATTCTGCCTGTCCAGACTAGTGCAGGTGGCACGACAGCATTTGT GTCCATCATGCGGGGCTGTGACAATATGTGCAGTTACTGCATCGTGCCCTTCACCCGAGGCCGGGAAAGGAGCCGTCCCATCGCCTCCATCCTGCAGGAAGTGAGGATGCTCTCGGATCAG GGAGTGAAAGAAGTGACCCTCTTGGGTCAGAATGTCAACAGCTTTCGAGACCTGTCTGAGGTGCAGTTTCAGTCAGTGGCTGCCCCTGGCCTCAGCCGTGGCTTTAGGACAGTCTACAAAGCCAAAGCGGGAGGTTTGCGCTTCTCGCACCTGCTGGACCAGGTCTCTAGGATTGATCCAGAAATGAGGATCCGTTTCACCTCTCCACACCCCAAGGATTTTCCCGATGAG GTCCTGCAACTCATCCAGGAGCGACACAACATCTGCAAACAGCTGCACCTCCCAGCCCAAAGTGGGAGCACACGAATCCTGGAGGCCATGCGGCGAGG ATACACAAGAGAAGCATATTTAGAGCTTGTGCACCACGTGCGTGACTCTATTCCAG GAGTGAGCTTGAGCAGTGATTTCATTGCTGGGTTCTGCGGAGAGACAGAGGAGGATCACCTGCAGACAGTGTCCTTGCTGCGGGAAGTCCGCTACAACATCGGCTTCCTGTTTGCCTACAGCATGAGACAG aagACCCGGGCGCATCACCGGCTGCAGGACGATGTCCCCGCGGATGTGAAGAAGCGGCGGCTGGAGCAGCTCATTGCCGCCTTCCGGGAGGAGGCTGCGAGGGCCAACGCGGCACTGGTGGGACAGGcccagctggtgctggtggAAGGG CCCAGCAAACGCTCTGCCTCGGAGCTGTGCGGGAGGAACGACGGCAACATCAAGGTGATCTTCCCCGACACCGAGCTGGAGGATGCTGCCAAGTGCggggctccaggcagagcccagcccggggACTATGTGATGGTGAAG GTAACCTCTGCCAGCTCGCAGACCCTGCGGGGAGTTCCGCTCTGCCGGACCACCCTGTCCCgtgctgctgcttctcactGA
- the LOC128815849 gene encoding bactericidal permeability-increasing protein-like produces the protein MGMQSVAVACGALALCLALTTATNPGFVVRITQAGLDYAQQQGIAILEKELAQLKLPDISGKSGKVRYSFSRLRIPSFRLPHSRITPISNVGLQVSISNAFAELDGDWQVKFLFIRGHGSFNLKVENVYMKIILRLGSDTTGKPTISTSDCSARISKVRVRFSGKLGWLYNLFHRVIESKLQKNLERKVCDNVAKSVQNELQKQVRTLPVTARIDDKIGIDYSLVAPPRATAQSLDADLKGEFYSLAHRSTVPFSPLPLAFPSDHERMVYFGASSYFFNTAGIAYHKAGALVFEITEAMIPKESEFGLDTSAFSAFIPQLEEMYPNMPMKFRLSTPTAPFLTIGPGGISFQPIVDAQAFAILPNSSLAPLFLLSLTGNVSAVINVRSGRIVGSLDVGRIRLSLKDSAVGHFQVQFLQTIMNYLTSSILLPHLNARLDEGFRLPLPDRIQLSNILVRFHQNFLLLGADVRFQPRG, from the exons ATGGGAATGCAGAGCGTGGCAGTGGCTTGCGGGGCACTGGCCTTGTGCCTGGCACTCACCACAGCCACCAACCCCGGCTTCGTGGTGAGGATCACCCAGGCAGGCTTGGACTACG cccaACAGCAGGGGATCGCaatcctggagaaggagctggccCAGCTGAAGCTGCCAGACATCTCGGGTAAATCGGGGAAGGTGCGCTATTCATTCTCCAG ACTGCGCATTCCCAGTTTCCGCTTGCCACACTCACGGATTACCCCGATCTCCAACGTGGGCCTGCAGGTCTCCATCTCCAACGCCTTTGCTGAGCTGGATGGAGACTGGCAGGTGAAATTTCTCTTTAT ccGGGGACACGGATCTTTTAACCTGAAGGTAGAAAATGTCTACATGAAAATCATCCTGAGGCTGGGCAGTGACACCACTGGGAAGCCCACCATCAGCACCTCGGACTGCAGTGCCCGCATCTCCAAAGTCCGGGTGCGCTTTTCAGGCAAGCTTGG gTGGCTTTACAACCTCTTCCACCGCGTTATTGAATCCAAGTTGCAGAAGAATTTAGAGAGAAAG GTGTGTGATAATGTGGCCAAGTCTGTACAAAATGAGCTCCAGAAGCAGGTCCGGACACTACCAG TCACAGCCAGGATAGATGACAAGATTGGGATTGATTATTCCTTGGTGGCACCCCCAAGAGCTACCGCCCAGTCCCTGGATGCGGACTTGAAG ggTGAATTCTACTCCCTGGCCCACCGCTCCACCGTCCCCTTCTCCCCGCTGCCACTGGCCTTCCCCTCGGATCACGAGCGCATGGTTTACTTTGGAGCCTCCAGCTACTTCTTCAACACAGCTGGCATTGCCTACCACAAGGCCGGGGCACTGGTCTTTGAAATCACAGAGGCCATG ATCCCAAAGGAATCGGAATTCGGGTTGGATACCTCTGCCTTCTCAGCCTTCATTCCCCAG CTGGAGGAGATGTACCCAAACATGCCAATGAAGTTCAGGCTGTCCACTCCCACTGCTCCGTTCCTGACTATTGGACCTGGAGGAATCTCATTCCAGCCCATTGTGGATGCCCAGGCTTTTGCCATCCTTCCCaattccagcctggctcctctcttcctcctcagccTG ACAGGGAACGTGTCCGCTGTCATCAACGTGAGATCCGGCCGCATAGTTGGGAGCCTGGACGTGGGCAG gaTCAGGCTGTCTCTGAAGGATTCGGCTGTCGGCCATTTCCAG GTGCAATTTCTGCAGACCATAATGAACTACTTGACTTCCAGCATCCTGCTCCCACATCTCAATG CCCGCTTAGATGAGGGTTTCCGTCTGCCACTGCCGGACAGGATTCAGCTCTCCAATATCCTCGTGAGGTTCCACCAG AATTTCCTGCTGCTTGGAGCAGACGTTCGCTTCCAGCCCCGGGGATGA
- the CDK5RAP1 gene encoding mitochondrial tRNA methylthiotransferase CDK5RAP1 isoform X2 produces MLLGARALRAAGLLRPPGAVPRTGVARRARCGPGQRPVGRGFALPAGPDLRHFLRAAAAGQPGPSPELPPEPGSAPGAPKVYLETYGCQMNVSDTEIAWAILQKNGYARTKELEEADVVLLVTCSVRSLVPKVTLQCRCSPLAKKVLADKTEARHNPHTTKGTPREKAEQAIWNRLQHLKALKARRPRARAPLRVGILGCMAERLKEEILHREKLVDVVAGPDAYRDLPRLLAVAESGQQAANVLLSLDETYADILPVQTSAGGTTAFVSIMRGCDNMCSYCIVPFTRGRERSRPIASILQEVRMLSDQGVKEVTLLGQNVNSFRDLSEVQFQSVAAPGLSRGFRTVYKAKAGGLRFSHLLDQVSRIDPEMRIRFTSPHPKDFPDEVLQLIQERHNICKQLHLPAQSGSTRILEAMRRGYTREAYLELVHHVRDSIPGVSLSSDFIAGFCGETEEDHLQTVSLLREVRYNIGFLFAYSMRQKTRAHHRLQDDVPADVKKRRLEQLIAAFREEAARANAALVGQAQLVLVEGPSKRSASELCGRNDGNIKVIFPDTELEDAAKCGAPGRAQPGDYVMVKVTSASSQTLRGVPLCRTTLSRAAASH; encoded by the exons ATGCTGCTCGGGGCCCGTGCGCTGCGGGCGGCGGGGCTGCTCCGCCCGCCCGGGGCCGTCCCCCGTACTGGGGTCGCCCGCAGGGCGCGCTGCGGGCCGGGACAGCGGCCGGTGGGGCGCGGCTTCGCGCTGCCCGCGGGGCCAGACCTGCGGCACTTCCTGAGGGCAGCTGCCGCGGGGCAGCCGGGGCCGTCGCCAGAGCTGCCGCCTGAGCCGGGCTCTGCCCCCGGGGCCCCGAAAG TGTACCTGGAGACCTACGGCTGCCAGATGAACGTCAGTGACACCGAGATCGCCTGGGCCATCCTGCAGAAGAATGGCTATGCCAGGAcaaaggagctggaggag GCAGATGTGGTTCTTCTTGTCACCTGTTCCGTGAG GAGCTTAGTCCCTAAAGTGACTCTGCAGTGCAGATGCTCTCCACTGGCAAAGAAAGTGCTAGCAGATAAGACAGAGGCAAGACATAATCCCCACACCACAAAGGGCACTCCCAG GGAGAAGGCAGAGCAGGCCATCTGGAACCGTCTGCAGCACCTCAAGGCGCTGAaggcccggcggccccgggctcGTGCTCCGCTCCGCGTCGGGATCCTGG GATGCATGGCCGAGAGGCTTAAGGAGGAGATTCTGCACAGGGAGAAGCTGGTCGATGTCGTGGCAGGCCCTGATGCCTACCGTGACCTTCCCCggctgctggcagtggcagAGTCTGGCCAGCAAGCTGCCAACGTCCTGCTGTCCCTAGATGAGACCTATGCTGACATTCTGCCTGTCCAGACTAGTGCAGGTGGCACGACAGCATTTGT GTCCATCATGCGGGGCTGTGACAATATGTGCAGTTACTGCATCGTGCCCTTCACCCGAGGCCGGGAAAGGAGCCGTCCCATCGCCTCCATCCTGCAGGAAGTGAGGATGCTCTCGGATCAG GGAGTGAAAGAAGTGACCCTCTTGGGTCAGAATGTCAACAGCTTTCGAGACCTGTCTGAGGTGCAGTTTCAGTCAGTGGCTGCCCCTGGCCTCAGCCGTGGCTTTAGGACAGTCTACAAAGCCAAAGCGGGAGGTTTGCGCTTCTCGCACCTGCTGGACCAGGTCTCTAGGATTGATCCAGAAATGAGGATCCGTTTCACCTCTCCACACCCCAAGGATTTTCCCGATGAG GTCCTGCAACTCATCCAGGAGCGACACAACATCTGCAAACAGCTGCACCTCCCAGCCCAAAGTGGGAGCACACGAATCCTGGAGGCCATGCGGCGAGG ATACACAAGAGAAGCATATTTAGAGCTTGTGCACCACGTGCGTGACTCTATTCCAG GAGTGAGCTTGAGCAGTGATTTCATTGCTGGGTTCTGCGGAGAGACAGAGGAGGATCACCTGCAGACAGTGTCCTTGCTGCGGGAAGTCCGCTACAACATCGGCTTCCTGTTTGCCTACAGCATGAGACAG aagACCCGGGCGCATCACCGGCTGCAGGACGATGTCCCCGCGGATGTGAAGAAGCGGCGGCTGGAGCAGCTCATTGCCGCCTTCCGGGAGGAGGCTGCGAGGGCCAACGCGGCACTGGTGGGACAGGcccagctggtgctggtggAAGGG CCCAGCAAACGCTCTGCCTCGGAGCTGTGCGGGAGGAACGACGGCAACATCAAGGTGATCTTCCCCGACACCGAGCTGGAGGATGCTGCCAAGTGCggggctccaggcagagcccagcccggggACTATGTGATGGTGAAG GTAACCTCTGCCAGCTCGCAGACCCTGCGGGGAGTTCCGCTCTGCCGGACCACCCTGTCCCgtgctgctgcttctcactGA
- the CDK5RAP1 gene encoding mitochondrial tRNA methylthiotransferase CDK5RAP1 isoform X5: MLLGARALRAAGLLRPPGAVPRTGVARRARCGPGQRPVGRGFALPAGPDLRHFLRAAAAGQPGPSPELPPEPGSAPGAPKVYLETYGCQMNVSDTEIAWAILQKNGYARTKELEEADVVLLVTCSVRSIMRGCDNMCSYCIVPFTRGRERSRPIASILQEVRMLSDQGVKEVTLLGQNVNSFRDLSEVQFQSVAAPGLSRGFRTVYKAKAGGLRFSHLLDQVSRIDPEMRIRFTSPHPKDFPDEVLQLIQERHNICKQLHLPAQSGSTRILEAMRRGYTREAYLELVHHVRDSIPGVSLSSDFIAGFCGETEEDHLQTVSLLREVRYNIGFLFAYSMRQKTRAHHRLQDDVPADVKKRRLEQLIAAFREEAARANAALVGQAQLVLVEGPSKRSASELCGRNDGNIKVIFPDTELEDAAKCGAPGRAQPGDYVMVKVTSASSQTLRGVPLCRTTLSRAAASH, from the exons ATGCTGCTCGGGGCCCGTGCGCTGCGGGCGGCGGGGCTGCTCCGCCCGCCCGGGGCCGTCCCCCGTACTGGGGTCGCCCGCAGGGCGCGCTGCGGGCCGGGACAGCGGCCGGTGGGGCGCGGCTTCGCGCTGCCCGCGGGGCCAGACCTGCGGCACTTCCTGAGGGCAGCTGCCGCGGGGCAGCCGGGGCCGTCGCCAGAGCTGCCGCCTGAGCCGGGCTCTGCCCCCGGGGCCCCGAAAG TGTACCTGGAGACCTACGGCTGCCAGATGAACGTCAGTGACACCGAGATCGCCTGGGCCATCCTGCAGAAGAATGGCTATGCCAGGAcaaaggagctggaggag GCAGATGTGGTTCTTCTTGTCACCTGTTCCGTGAG GTCCATCATGCGGGGCTGTGACAATATGTGCAGTTACTGCATCGTGCCCTTCACCCGAGGCCGGGAAAGGAGCCGTCCCATCGCCTCCATCCTGCAGGAAGTGAGGATGCTCTCGGATCAG GGAGTGAAAGAAGTGACCCTCTTGGGTCAGAATGTCAACAGCTTTCGAGACCTGTCTGAGGTGCAGTTTCAGTCAGTGGCTGCCCCTGGCCTCAGCCGTGGCTTTAGGACAGTCTACAAAGCCAAAGCGGGAGGTTTGCGCTTCTCGCACCTGCTGGACCAGGTCTCTAGGATTGATCCAGAAATGAGGATCCGTTTCACCTCTCCACACCCCAAGGATTTTCCCGATGAG GTCCTGCAACTCATCCAGGAGCGACACAACATCTGCAAACAGCTGCACCTCCCAGCCCAAAGTGGGAGCACACGAATCCTGGAGGCCATGCGGCGAGG ATACACAAGAGAAGCATATTTAGAGCTTGTGCACCACGTGCGTGACTCTATTCCAG GAGTGAGCTTGAGCAGTGATTTCATTGCTGGGTTCTGCGGAGAGACAGAGGAGGATCACCTGCAGACAGTGTCCTTGCTGCGGGAAGTCCGCTACAACATCGGCTTCCTGTTTGCCTACAGCATGAGACAG aagACCCGGGCGCATCACCGGCTGCAGGACGATGTCCCCGCGGATGTGAAGAAGCGGCGGCTGGAGCAGCTCATTGCCGCCTTCCGGGAGGAGGCTGCGAGGGCCAACGCGGCACTGGTGGGACAGGcccagctggtgctggtggAAGGG CCCAGCAAACGCTCTGCCTCGGAGCTGTGCGGGAGGAACGACGGCAACATCAAGGTGATCTTCCCCGACACCGAGCTGGAGGATGCTGCCAAGTGCggggctccaggcagagcccagcccggggACTATGTGATGGTGAAG GTAACCTCTGCCAGCTCGCAGACCCTGCGGGGAGTTCCGCTCTGCCGGACCACCCTGTCCCgtgctgctgcttctcactGA
- the CDK5RAP1 gene encoding mitochondrial tRNA methylthiotransferase CDK5RAP1 isoform X4, with translation MLLGARALRAAGLLRPPGAVPRTGVARRARCGPGQRPVGRGFALPAGPDLRHFLRAAAAGQPGPSPELPPEPGSAPGAPKVYLETYGCQMNVSDTEIAWAILQKNGYARTKELEEADVVLLVTCSVREKAEQAIWNRLQHLKALKARRPRARAPLRVGILGCMAERLKEEILHREKLVDVVAGPDAYRDLPRLLAVAESGQQAANVLLSLDETYADILPVQTSAGGTTAFVSIMRGCDNMCSYCIVPFTRGRERSRPIASILQEVRMLSDQGVKEVTLLGQNVNSFRDLSEVQFQSVAAPGLSRGFRTVYKAKAGGLRFSHLLDQVSRIDPEMRIRFTSPHPKDFPDEVLQLIQERHNICKQLHLPAQSGSTRILEAMRRGYTREAYLELVHHVRDSIPGVSLSSDFIAGFCGETEEDHLQTVSLLREVRYNIGFLFAYSMRQKTRAHHRLQDDVPADVKKRRLEQLIAAFREEAARANAALVGQAQLVLVEGPSKRSASELCGRNDGNIKVIFPDTELEDAAKCGAPGRAQPGDYVMVKVTSASSQTLRGVPLCRTTLSRAAASH, from the exons ATGCTGCTCGGGGCCCGTGCGCTGCGGGCGGCGGGGCTGCTCCGCCCGCCCGGGGCCGTCCCCCGTACTGGGGTCGCCCGCAGGGCGCGCTGCGGGCCGGGACAGCGGCCGGTGGGGCGCGGCTTCGCGCTGCCCGCGGGGCCAGACCTGCGGCACTTCCTGAGGGCAGCTGCCGCGGGGCAGCCGGGGCCGTCGCCAGAGCTGCCGCCTGAGCCGGGCTCTGCCCCCGGGGCCCCGAAAG TGTACCTGGAGACCTACGGCTGCCAGATGAACGTCAGTGACACCGAGATCGCCTGGGCCATCCTGCAGAAGAATGGCTATGCCAGGAcaaaggagctggaggag GCAGATGTGGTTCTTCTTGTCACCTGTTCCGTGAG GGAGAAGGCAGAGCAGGCCATCTGGAACCGTCTGCAGCACCTCAAGGCGCTGAaggcccggcggccccgggctcGTGCTCCGCTCCGCGTCGGGATCCTGG GATGCATGGCCGAGAGGCTTAAGGAGGAGATTCTGCACAGGGAGAAGCTGGTCGATGTCGTGGCAGGCCCTGATGCCTACCGTGACCTTCCCCggctgctggcagtggcagAGTCTGGCCAGCAAGCTGCCAACGTCCTGCTGTCCCTAGATGAGACCTATGCTGACATTCTGCCTGTCCAGACTAGTGCAGGTGGCACGACAGCATTTGT GTCCATCATGCGGGGCTGTGACAATATGTGCAGTTACTGCATCGTGCCCTTCACCCGAGGCCGGGAAAGGAGCCGTCCCATCGCCTCCATCCTGCAGGAAGTGAGGATGCTCTCGGATCAG GGAGTGAAAGAAGTGACCCTCTTGGGTCAGAATGTCAACAGCTTTCGAGACCTGTCTGAGGTGCAGTTTCAGTCAGTGGCTGCCCCTGGCCTCAGCCGTGGCTTTAGGACAGTCTACAAAGCCAAAGCGGGAGGTTTGCGCTTCTCGCACCTGCTGGACCAGGTCTCTAGGATTGATCCAGAAATGAGGATCCGTTTCACCTCTCCACACCCCAAGGATTTTCCCGATGAG GTCCTGCAACTCATCCAGGAGCGACACAACATCTGCAAACAGCTGCACCTCCCAGCCCAAAGTGGGAGCACACGAATCCTGGAGGCCATGCGGCGAGG ATACACAAGAGAAGCATATTTAGAGCTTGTGCACCACGTGCGTGACTCTATTCCAG GAGTGAGCTTGAGCAGTGATTTCATTGCTGGGTTCTGCGGAGAGACAGAGGAGGATCACCTGCAGACAGTGTCCTTGCTGCGGGAAGTCCGCTACAACATCGGCTTCCTGTTTGCCTACAGCATGAGACAG aagACCCGGGCGCATCACCGGCTGCAGGACGATGTCCCCGCGGATGTGAAGAAGCGGCGGCTGGAGCAGCTCATTGCCGCCTTCCGGGAGGAGGCTGCGAGGGCCAACGCGGCACTGGTGGGACAGGcccagctggtgctggtggAAGGG CCCAGCAAACGCTCTGCCTCGGAGCTGTGCGGGAGGAACGACGGCAACATCAAGGTGATCTTCCCCGACACCGAGCTGGAGGATGCTGCCAAGTGCggggctccaggcagagcccagcccggggACTATGTGATGGTGAAG GTAACCTCTGCCAGCTCGCAGACCCTGCGGGGAGTTCCGCTCTGCCGGACCACCCTGTCCCgtgctgctgcttctcactGA